A single Pedobacter sp. PACM 27299 DNA region contains:
- a CDS encoding Gfo/Idh/MocA family protein, with amino-acid sequence MNRRQFVRNSGITAAAITVLPEQSIFASAKGEKIKVAMIGVGMRGQNHLDLLLKRDDVDLVAICDVDERMLNSAKALIAKSGKPMPKIFTGDEHAWKKLLETKGLKAIVISTPWELHKPMIIKSMEAGLKYVATEVMLGITLQDHWDVVQAAEKHNAHVMMLENVCYRRDVLAALNMVRQGVFGEIMHLQGGYQHDLREVKFNDGKGPYGGGVEFNEKGFSEAKWRTNHSVHRNGDLYPTHGIGPVAQCININRGNKFLKLNSFATKSRGLHNYIVEKGGESHPNAKVNFRLGDIVTTTIDCANGETIILQHDTNLPRPYSLGFRVQGTKGLWMDVNKSVYVEGVSKPHQWDPATAWLDKYDHPLWKKYGNDAQGAGHGGMDFFVIHAFIEAAKRNEPTPMDVYDAAAWSAITPLSEQSIELGNETVDFPDFTSGSWMTRKPIFALNDDY; translated from the coding sequence ATGAATAGAAGACAATTTGTTAGAAATAGCGGGATTACTGCCGCAGCTATAACTGTTTTACCTGAGCAATCTATTTTTGCGAGTGCTAAAGGTGAAAAGATTAAGGTAGCAATGATTGGAGTGGGAATGAGAGGCCAAAATCACCTTGATCTTTTATTGAAAAGAGATGATGTGGATTTAGTAGCGATCTGTGATGTAGACGAAAGAATGCTAAATTCGGCTAAAGCTCTGATTGCAAAATCAGGTAAACCAATGCCAAAGATTTTTACTGGTGATGAGCATGCCTGGAAGAAACTTTTGGAAACAAAAGGATTAAAAGCGATTGTAATTTCTACACCATGGGAATTGCACAAACCGATGATCATCAAATCTATGGAGGCTGGTCTTAAATATGTAGCTACTGAGGTAATGTTAGGGATTACGCTTCAGGACCACTGGGATGTAGTACAAGCAGCAGAAAAACACAATGCTCATGTGATGATGTTAGAAAACGTTTGTTATAGAAGAGACGTATTAGCTGCGCTAAATATGGTACGTCAAGGTGTATTCGGTGAAATTATGCACTTACAAGGAGGATACCAGCATGACCTTAGAGAGGTTAAATTTAACGATGGTAAGGGGCCTTATGGTGGTGGTGTAGAATTTAATGAGAAAGGTTTCTCTGAAGCAAAATGGAGAACAAACCACTCAGTACACCGTAATGGTGATTTATACCCAACTCATGGAATCGGCCCTGTGGCACAATGTATCAACATCAACAGAGGTAATAAATTCTTAAAATTGAATTCCTTTGCTACTAAATCAAGAGGCCTACATAATTATATCGTAGAAAAAGGTGGCGAGAGTCATCCAAATGCGAAAGTAAACTTCCGTTTAGGAGATATTGTAACGACTACTATCGACTGTGCCAATGGCGAAACCATTATTTTACAGCATGATACAAATCTTCCAAGACCTTATTCACTGGGTTTTAGAGTTCAGGGAACTAAAGGCCTATGGATGGATGTGAACAAAAGTGTCTACGTAGAAGGAGTAAGCAAGCCCCACCAATGGGACCCTGCCACAGCCTGGTTAGATAAATATGACCACCCACTTTGGAAAAAATATGGCAATGATGCACAAGGTGCAGGACATGGCGGAATGGATTTCTTCGTAATTCATGCTTTCATTGAAGCAGCAAAAAGAAATGAACCTACACCAATGGATGTTTATGATGCTGCAGCATGGAGTGCAATTACGCCATTAAGTGAGCAGTCTATAGAATTAGGAAATGAAACAGTTGATTTCCCTGATTTTACTAGTGGCAGCTGGATGACTAGAAAACCAATTTTCGCCTTAAACGACGATTATTAA
- a CDS encoding LacI family DNA-binding transcriptional regulator has protein sequence MSDKPTTIKEIAKILKISVSTVSRALNDHSSIGLTTKMRVKKLATELNYEPNQKAIQFLQGKSHIIGVILPELSESFFSTAISGIEDVAYKRNYTVLLAQSHDDADREKLLVEKMKTQRVDGLLVSVSKTTSTYEHFEIFKKLNIPVVFFDRIPPIKDIHYVASNLENGTYEAVNFLLKKGHRTIGMINGPTTLVASHERKEGYIKAMISNRLKFDPSLIVSCDLSESGTIEVMNTMLNHRRKPTAIVTFNDYVALFAMRHTRSLELEGIDFVSYANLPIINYMDYTPIASVEQFPYKQGKKAADILIDLINRPKNETGTEQAYFNVVVESELIISNIK, from the coding sequence ATGTCTGATAAACCAACCACGATAAAAGAAATAGCCAAAATACTCAAGATTTCGGTTTCTACCGTTTCAAGGGCTTTAAATGATCATTCCAGTATCGGTTTAACAACAAAGATGAGGGTCAAGAAGCTCGCTACAGAGTTAAACTATGAACCAAATCAGAAAGCGATACAATTTCTACAGGGAAAGTCACATATTATAGGTGTGATTTTACCGGAATTATCTGAATCTTTCTTTTCTACTGCCATTAGCGGCATTGAGGATGTTGCCTATAAGAGAAATTATACGGTATTACTTGCGCAATCACATGATGATGCGGATCGCGAAAAGCTGTTGGTAGAAAAAATGAAAACACAGCGTGTAGATGGGCTATTGGTCTCTGTTTCAAAAACAACCAGTACCTACGAACATTTTGAGATATTTAAAAAGCTGAACATCCCAGTGGTATTCTTCGATCGGATTCCCCCTATTAAAGACATCCACTATGTGGCTTCAAATCTGGAGAATGGCACTTATGAAGCGGTCAACTTTCTGCTAAAGAAAGGACACCGTACTATCGGGATGATCAATGGACCTACCACACTGGTAGCCAGTCATGAGAGAAAGGAAGGTTATATTAAAGCCATGATTTCTAACCGCTTGAAATTCGACCCATCTTTAATCGTTAGCTGTGATCTTTCTGAAAGCGGCACAATTGAAGTAATGAATACCATGCTCAACCACAGACGTAAGCCGACGGCCATCGTAACCTTTAATGATTACGTTGCCTTATTTGCGATGAGACATACCCGTTCTCTGGAGCTGGAAGGAATTGACTTCGTCAGCTATGCAAATCTGCCCATCATTAACTATATGGATTATACGCCGATTGCCTCTGTTGAACAGTTTCCATATAAGCAAGGAAAGAAGGCAGCAGATATTCTAATTGATCTGATCAACAGACCGAAAAATGAAACAGGAACGGAACAGGCTTATTTTAACGTAGTTGTGGAATCAGAATTGATTATTTCAAATATTAAGTAA
- a CDS encoding gluconate 2-dehydrogenase subunit 3 family protein, with product MNRRFAIKQVLIFAGGMALLPSCFREGGKVSIQLKNLDISAAQESQLAEIAELIIPKTDTSGAKDLNLHLYVLKMLDDCFGPERHQQFMGGLKNFEGLDSKSLAQLVTDANTAKAGLSEETIEFFKFMKWKTIDGYLNSKYVMSNLVIWELVPGRYNGFFRVKSA from the coding sequence ATGAACAGAAGATTTGCCATTAAACAGGTATTAATATTTGCAGGGGGAATGGCACTATTGCCTTCCTGTTTTAGAGAAGGAGGGAAAGTCTCTATCCAGCTCAAAAACCTCGATATTTCTGCCGCACAAGAAAGTCAGCTTGCAGAGATTGCCGAGTTGATTATTCCTAAAACTGATACTTCCGGAGCTAAAGACCTGAACCTCCATTTGTATGTACTAAAGATGCTTGACGATTGCTTTGGCCCAGAAAGGCACCAGCAATTTATGGGGGGCTTGAAAAATTTTGAGGGATTGGATAGCAAATCACTTGCTCAATTGGTGACGGATGCCAATACTGCTAAAGCCGGGCTTTCAGAAGAAACCATTGAGTTTTTCAAGTTTATGAAATGGAAAACGATTGATGGCTATCTCAATTCTAAATACGTGATGAGCAATCTTGTGATTTGGGAACTTGTTCCAGGCAGGTACAATGGTTTTTTTCGGGTTAAATCAGCTTAA
- a CDS encoding GMC oxidoreductase: MSNLNIDSIKEHTYDAIVIGSGISGGWAAKEFTEKGLKTLVLERGKDVKHIIDYPTTNKYPYEFEHRGEPTFAIREANPVVSKCYAFREDAMDFFVKDQEHPYVQEKPFDWIRGYQVGGKSLLWARQTQRWSDLDFEGPLRDDFAVDWPIRYKDLDSWYTYVEQFAGISGNKDGLASLPDGDFLPAFPLNAVEDYFRNTMRDKYIGRHVISARCAHLSQPKQIHFDQGRAKCQNRTLCQRGCPFGGYFSSNSSTLPWAEKTGNLTLRPFSVVESIIYDEKLGKASGVRVIDTNTKEVREYFAKVIFVNAAAINTNLILLNSTSSRFPNGLGNDSGSLGKYVAFHNYSARIGAEYDGLKEFTTDGRNPAGGGYIPRFRNLLKQETNFKRGYAAGFSAYRNTERDTSGLGTALKAQLLSKNLGPWQVGSHMMGETIPKESNYVKLHADKKDAWGVPLLKISVDYDDNDAKMKKDYLEQLTEMFTEAGFKNIQVNDGGQAPGLDIHEMGGARMGHDPKTSVLNKWNQLHDCKNVFVTDGACMTSTSTQNPSLTYMALTARAVDYAVLSMKKGDL, encoded by the coding sequence ATGTCAAACTTAAACATAGATAGTATTAAAGAACATACCTATGATGCCATTGTAATTGGCTCTGGGATTAGCGGTGGCTGGGCAGCTAAAGAATTTACAGAAAAAGGTTTGAAGACCTTGGTTCTGGAAAGAGGAAAAGATGTTAAACATATCATAGATTATCCGACCACGAATAAATACCCTTACGAATTTGAACATCGTGGAGAACCTACTTTTGCGATTCGTGAAGCAAACCCTGTGGTTAGTAAATGTTATGCCTTCAGAGAAGATGCAATGGATTTCTTTGTCAAGGATCAGGAGCATCCATATGTGCAGGAGAAACCTTTTGATTGGATTCGTGGCTATCAGGTGGGTGGTAAATCGCTGCTTTGGGCTAGACAGACTCAACGTTGGAGTGATTTGGATTTTGAAGGACCTTTACGTGATGATTTTGCTGTAGATTGGCCGATAAGATATAAGGATCTTGATTCCTGGTATACTTATGTGGAGCAGTTTGCTGGAATTTCCGGTAATAAGGATGGTTTGGCATCACTGCCAGACGGTGATTTCCTTCCAGCTTTTCCACTAAATGCTGTAGAAGATTATTTCAGAAATACCATGCGGGATAAATATATAGGCCGTCATGTGATCAGTGCCCGCTGTGCACATTTATCTCAACCTAAACAGATTCATTTTGATCAGGGCAGGGCGAAATGTCAAAATCGTACTTTATGTCAGCGAGGTTGCCCATTTGGTGGCTATTTCAGTAGTAATTCCTCTACTTTACCATGGGCAGAAAAGACAGGGAACTTGACTTTAAGACCTTTTTCGGTAGTAGAATCAATCATTTATGATGAGAAATTAGGGAAAGCGTCCGGTGTTCGGGTGATTGATACGAATACCAAGGAAGTTCGGGAATACTTTGCGAAAGTGATTTTTGTAAATGCAGCTGCCATCAATACGAATTTGATTTTATTGAATTCTACTTCTTCGCGTTTCCCGAATGGATTAGGAAATGACAGCGGGAGTTTAGGGAAATATGTAGCTTTTCACAATTACAGTGCAAGGATCGGTGCGGAATACGATGGATTAAAAGAATTTACTACTGATGGCAGGAATCCCGCCGGTGGTGGATATATTCCGAGGTTTAGAAATTTGCTGAAACAAGAAACGAACTTTAAACGTGGTTATGCCGCTGGATTCTCTGCCTATAGAAATACGGAAAGAGATACTTCTGGGTTAGGTACAGCTTTAAAAGCACAATTATTAAGTAAAAATTTGGGTCCCTGGCAAGTTGGCTCTCACATGATGGGAGAAACGATTCCTAAAGAAAGTAATTATGTGAAATTACATGCGGATAAAAAAGATGCCTGGGGTGTTCCATTGCTGAAAATCTCTGTCGATTATGACGATAATGATGCAAAAATGAAAAAGGATTACCTCGAGCAGCTAACCGAGATGTTTACGGAAGCTGGATTTAAAAATATTCAGGTAAATGATGGCGGACAAGCCCCAGGTTTAGATATTCATGAAATGGGTGGTGCCAGAATGGGGCATGATCCTAAGACTTCTGTACTCAATAAATGGAATCAATTACATGATTGTAAGAACGTATTCGTTACTGATGGGGCATGCATGACCTCTACGTCAACACAAAACCCATCATTAACTTATATGGCGCTTACAGCGCGTGCGGTTGATTACGCGGTTCTTTCGATGAAGAAAGGGGATCTGTAA
- a CDS encoding metallophosphoesterase family protein: protein METPLAQEVRAVFRTEVQQFKTLSSRAEKISFGIINDTREHQGVLDKIQQINKDFKPDFLCWNGDQINDSSSEKQITTALLNPTKLPFTSGTPLVYVRGNHDTRGNWASQLSRYLSVPNGSYYYHFIHGPVAFTVLDTVEDKPDQHKYCRGRTRFEPYSDEQAIWLDQVLSKKEMKNSAFNVVLLHIPLFTKTGWDSPDSRNKWLEILKKHKVDLLISGHTHTYEFVKPGEIMNSSEWLDWEKTKVTALLPQLIDGGPRLEGEEFATYIKGEATAKELKISVMDMKGKLIGTYSFLTKKR, encoded by the coding sequence ATGGAAACTCCACTCGCCCAAGAAGTCAGAGCCGTATTCAGGACGGAAGTTCAACAATTCAAAACCTTAAGTTCCAGAGCTGAAAAGATCAGTTTTGGAATCATCAATGATACCCGCGAACATCAAGGAGTGCTGGATAAAATTCAGCAGATCAATAAAGATTTTAAACCAGATTTTTTATGTTGGAATGGTGATCAGATCAATGATTCTTCTTCAGAAAAACAGATTACTACCGCACTTTTAAATCCTACAAAACTACCTTTTACGAGTGGAACCCCTTTGGTTTACGTTCGAGGAAATCACGATACGAGAGGGAATTGGGCTTCACAGCTGAGCAGGTATCTTTCCGTTCCAAACGGATCTTACTATTATCATTTTATACATGGTCCGGTAGCTTTTACCGTTCTGGATACGGTGGAAGATAAGCCGGATCAGCATAAATATTGTAGGGGAAGGACACGTTTTGAGCCTTACAGTGATGAACAAGCCATTTGGTTAGATCAGGTATTGAGTAAAAAAGAAATGAAAAACTCAGCATTCAATGTAGTGTTGTTACACATCCCATTGTTTACTAAAACTGGCTGGGACTCTCCAGATTCAAGAAACAAATGGTTGGAAATTCTTAAAAAACATAAGGTTGATCTTTTGATCTCAGGACATACGCATACTTACGAATTTGTAAAACCAGGAGAAATTATGAATTCATCAGAGTGGTTGGATTGGGAGAAAACCAAAGTGACAGCGTTACTGCCTCAGTTGATCGATGGTGGTCCTAGATTGGAAGGAGAGGAGTTTGCAACTTACATTAAAGGGGAAGCAACGGCTAAAGAATTGAAAATTTCTGTAATGGATATGAAAGGGAAATTAATAGGTACGTATTCATTTCTTACAAAAAAGAGGTAG
- a CDS encoding phosphotransferase enzyme family protein: MFENILPLYGLNSDDTTVNLFGDGLINHTWKVTAAEQSYILQKVNTDVFKEPSNIDKNLCLLKDFLNKKDPEYLFVSPINSLSGASLLNTPDGYFRMTPFVEGSISLNALTKREEAYEAAKQFGKFSALLADFNAEELNITIPDFHNLNLRYEQFKTACANANPERLEQAKEYVEFINEHKSIVDTYMDLVANKEVPLRVIHHDTKINNVLFDTHNKGICVIDLDTVMPGYFISDIGDMMRTYLCAASEEENDLSKISIRKDFFKAIYEGYMEEMADVLTNTEKKYFSYAGKFIIYMQAIRFLADHLQNDIYYGAKYEGHNFNRAKNQIALLKEYLKMEEELTDPLSSSKEPRNQPHAL; the protein is encoded by the coding sequence ATGTTCGAAAATATCTTACCATTGTATGGCCTGAATTCTGATGATACGACTGTTAACCTATTTGGCGATGGCCTAATAAACCATACATGGAAAGTAACTGCCGCTGAGCAAAGCTATATCCTGCAGAAGGTAAATACTGATGTATTTAAAGAACCCTCAAATATTGATAAAAACCTTTGTCTGTTAAAAGACTTTTTAAATAAGAAAGATCCGGAATATCTATTCGTTTCACCTATAAACTCTCTATCAGGAGCATCACTACTGAATACGCCTGATGGATATTTTCGAATGACGCCATTTGTAGAAGGTTCTATTTCTTTAAATGCCCTCACAAAAAGAGAAGAAGCTTATGAAGCTGCCAAGCAATTTGGAAAGTTCTCCGCTCTACTCGCAGACTTTAATGCAGAAGAACTAAACATCACTATTCCTGACTTTCATAACTTGAATTTAAGGTACGAGCAGTTTAAAACAGCCTGCGCCAATGCCAATCCGGAACGACTGGAGCAAGCAAAGGAATATGTGGAATTTATCAACGAACACAAAAGTATCGTTGATACCTATATGGACCTGGTAGCGAATAAAGAAGTTCCTTTAAGAGTAATTCACCACGATACAAAAATCAACAACGTACTTTTTGATACACATAATAAAGGCATCTGTGTGATTGACCTGGATACAGTAATGCCGGGTTATTTCATCAGTGATATTGGTGATATGATGAGAACCTATTTATGTGCTGCAAGTGAAGAAGAAAATGATTTGAGTAAAATCAGCATCAGAAAAGACTTCTTTAAAGCCATTTATGAAGGTTATATGGAAGAAATGGCTGATGTATTGACTAACACTGAAAAAAAATATTTCAGCTATGCAGGAAAGTTCATCATCTATATGCAAGCGATTCGCTTTCTTGCAGATCACCTACAGAATGATATTTACTATGGTGCTAAATATGAAGGACATAATTTTAACAGGGCAAAAAATCAAATCGCCCTGTTAAAAGAATATTTAAAAATGGAAGAAGAGCTTACAGATCCCCTTTCTTCATCGAAAGAACCGCGTAATCAACCGCACGCGCTGTAA
- a CDS encoding serine hydrolase, whose product MKLKIVAAFLSIVSLNAVAQQGTVKADSRFNGLDTAFQCVLKTWNAAGFAVAVVQGNKVIYAKGFGYRDALNKLPVTPNTIFPIGSCTKAFTTTLIGKLEKEGKVDIDQPVKNYLPELTFYNEEMTKNINLRDMMSHRTGLARFDMSWYMFNTPSVDDLLKRIKYMVPTAGLREKWQYNNFMYMAQGAVVDKLTGKTWANQINEKIFIPLGMTHSNTSLAALLKSKEVSFGYGVKPDQSLDLLDYYDISGMAPAGAINSNVNDMAKWMMAWINNGKYEGKEIIPVDFRKQAISSQAILDGGLPEKNASNIYFANYGLGWFMDSYKGHYRVEHGGNIDGFSAISTFFPADSLGIVVLSNQNVSNVPEIVKNIISDRLLHLKYQDWNSQLKKSADKRATIAKAEKKEETIQTQDHPVTHPLADYAGVYNYPAYGTMKVYMKNDSLYAKTSVRTVWLKHTNYDIFELFIIDRKKGLNAEKGSAGINVQFHMNSSGSIDGFETQLEGVLKPYFFVRTEEVTGSKVTEQ is encoded by the coding sequence ATGAAACTAAAAATTGTCGCTGCTTTTCTAAGTATCGTGTCTTTAAATGCGGTAGCTCAGCAAGGAACTGTTAAAGCTGATAGTCGATTTAATGGATTAGATACTGCTTTCCAATGCGTGCTTAAAACCTGGAATGCCGCGGGTTTCGCAGTGGCTGTAGTACAGGGAAATAAAGTAATTTATGCGAAAGGTTTTGGTTACCGTGATGCGTTAAATAAGCTGCCCGTTACGCCAAATACTATTTTTCCGATTGGTTCTTGCACAAAGGCTTTTACGACCACTCTGATTGGAAAATTGGAAAAAGAAGGCAAAGTTGATATTGATCAGCCTGTTAAGAATTACCTACCTGAATTAACATTCTATAATGAGGAGATGACCAAAAATATTAATCTTCGCGACATGATGAGTCACCGCACAGGGCTGGCCAGATTCGATATGTCCTGGTATATGTTTAATACCCCTTCAGTGGATGATCTTTTAAAGCGTATTAAATATATGGTACCCACTGCAGGTTTAAGAGAAAAATGGCAGTACAATAATTTCATGTATATGGCTCAGGGTGCTGTAGTGGACAAATTAACTGGTAAAACCTGGGCGAATCAAATTAATGAAAAGATTTTTATACCATTGGGGATGACCCATTCAAATACCAGCTTGGCTGCACTGTTAAAAAGTAAGGAGGTTTCATTTGGATATGGCGTAAAACCTGATCAATCTTTAGACTTATTGGATTATTATGATATTTCCGGGATGGCACCTGCCGGTGCAATTAATAGTAATGTGAATGATATGGCGAAGTGGATGATGGCCTGGATCAATAACGGGAAATATGAAGGTAAAGAGATTATTCCTGTAGATTTTCGCAAGCAGGCGATCAGTTCACAAGCGATCTTGGATGGAGGATTACCGGAGAAGAACGCTTCAAATATATATTTTGCAAACTATGGCTTAGGCTGGTTCATGGATTCCTATAAGGGACACTATCGTGTGGAGCATGGTGGTAATATTGATGGTTTTTCGGCTATTTCCACTTTTTTTCCTGCAGATAGTTTAGGCATTGTGGTACTTAGTAATCAGAACGTTTCAAATGTGCCAGAAATAGTGAAAAATATAATCAGCGACCGCTTACTGCATCTTAAATATCAGGATTGGAATAGTCAACTTAAAAAGTCGGCGGATAAAAGAGCAACGATTGCCAAAGCTGAGAAAAAGGAAGAAACGATCCAAACTCAGGATCATCCTGTTACACATCCTCTAGCAGATTATGCCGGGGTCTATAATTACCCTGCGTATGGTACTATGAAAGTTTACATGAAGAACGATTCTCTCTATGCAAAAACCAGTGTGCGCACGGTTTGGTTGAAGCATACTAATTATGACATCTTTGAGCTATTTATTATAGACCGAAAGAAAGGCTTGAATGCTGAAAAAGGCTCCGCTGGTATTAATGTGCAATTCCATATGAATTCATCTGGTAGTATTGATGGTTTTGAAACTCAACTTGAAGGAGTGTTAAAGCCGTATTTTTTTGTCAGGACGGAGGAGGTTACAGGGAGCAAAGTTACAGAACAGTAA
- a CDS encoding SGNH/GDSL hydrolase family protein yields the protein MCYGQVKSLDDGNYIQHRAGLIHAVKVFQQGKKARVAFLGGSITYNPGWRDKVSADLQSRFPETQFHFIAAGIPSLGSLPHAFRLKQDVLDSGKVDLLFIEAAVNDEVNGTDSLTQIRALEGIVRNAKLHQPKMDIVLMSFADPDKTKAYSEGKIPVSVHNHELVASHYGLPSINLAKAVSDRLANHEFSWEKDFKDLHPSPFGQDLYFKAIQRLLKDEIGLKKGLATKLPPSLIGDSFENGHYVGVENAKLSNGWSVKKDWKPDDGANTRKGFVHIPMLVSTQPGSELTLDFKGNAIGIAVVSGADAGIINYSIDGKPEQKIDLYTKWSKSLHLPWYLVLGNDLAHGHHELKLTISGSKNENSKGNSARIAHFLVN from the coding sequence ATGTGTTATGGGCAAGTAAAATCATTGGATGACGGCAACTATATTCAGCATAGAGCTGGCTTAATTCATGCGGTTAAAGTTTTTCAGCAGGGTAAAAAAGCCAGGGTTGCCTTTTTAGGTGGATCTATTACTTACAATCCAGGTTGGCGAGATAAAGTATCGGCAGACCTACAAAGCCGTTTTCCGGAAACCCAGTTTCATTTTATCGCGGCTGGAATCCCATCATTAGGAAGTTTGCCTCATGCTTTTCGCTTGAAGCAAGACGTACTTGATTCTGGGAAGGTCGATTTACTATTTATTGAAGCCGCCGTAAATGATGAAGTTAATGGGACAGACAGCCTCACTCAAATCCGCGCTTTGGAAGGTATAGTTAGAAATGCTAAACTACATCAGCCAAAAATGGACATTGTTCTGATGTCTTTTGCAGATCCTGATAAAACAAAAGCTTACTCTGAAGGAAAGATACCAGTATCGGTACATAATCATGAACTGGTGGCCTCACACTACGGTTTACCATCTATTAATCTCGCAAAAGCAGTGAGCGATAGGTTGGCAAATCATGAATTTAGCTGGGAAAAAGATTTCAAAGATTTACATCCTTCGCCGTTTGGACAAGATCTTTATTTTAAAGCGATACAACGTTTGTTAAAAGATGAGATTGGCTTAAAGAAAGGGCTGGCAACTAAATTGCCTCCCTCTTTAATCGGTGACAGTTTTGAAAACGGTCATTATGTAGGTGTGGAGAATGCAAAACTCTCCAATGGCTGGTCGGTAAAAAAGGATTGGAAACCAGATGATGGAGCGAATACCCGTAAAGGTTTTGTGCACATTCCTATGCTGGTTTCCACGCAGCCTGGATCGGAATTGACACTTGATTTTAAAGGAAATGCCATAGGTATTGCTGTTGTTTCTGGTGCTGATGCCGGCATCATTAATTATTCAATTGATGGTAAACCAGAACAGAAAATTGATTTATATACCAAATGGAGTAAGTCTCTTCATTTGCCATGGTATCTTGTGTTAGGCAATGACTTAGCCCATGGGCATCATGAACTTAAATTAACAATCAGCGGAAGTAAAAATGAAAACAGTAAGGGGAATTCGGCTCGTATTGCTCACTTTCTCGTGAATTAA